The following coding sequences lie in one Candidatus Diapherotrites archaeon genomic window:
- a CDS encoding radical SAM protein produces the protein MGFVQGVSLFGGIIKCNLFGARIPLNAGFSITNKCNSKCIYCNIPERKIKDLSTGQVLEVIEVLSKKGTKRIGFTGGEPLLRKDIGEIIDFARKKGIFTTLGSNGILAEKRIDELKNLNLLVLSLDGSKKIHDMQRGIKCYEKVVGAIKKARENGIKVWTVTTLTKYNLNEIDFILEKAQELNFWASFQPLHHNPRLSGKTEKIRPSEKEYKNVVKKLIEAKIERKKVANSMQYLKHLLYWPDSSKAIKCLAGRQFCHIDSNEDIFPCFNSMEKFNALNFFENGFEKAFEKLSGLNCGSCLSANCMEYNFIGSMNLGALMNLAGKNF, from the coding sequence ATGGGGTTTGTTCAAGGCGTAAGTTTGTTTGGCGGCATAATTAAATGCAATTTGTTTGGGGCCAGAATTCCATTGAATGCAGGCTTTTCAATTACAAACAAGTGCAATTCCAAATGCATTTACTGCAATATTCCAGAAAGAAAAATCAAGGATTTGAGTACAGGGCAAGTGCTTGAAGTAATTGAAGTCCTCTCAAAAAAAGGAACAAAAAGGATTGGATTTACTGGGGGCGAGCCCTTGCTGAGAAAAGACATTGGAGAAATAATTGATTTTGCGCGCAAGAAAGGAATTTTCACTACTCTGGGGTCAAATGGAATTCTTGCAGAGAAAAGAATTGATGAGTTGAAGAATTTGAATTTGCTTGTATTGAGTCTTGATGGAAGCAAGAAAATCCATGACATGCAAAGAGGAATTAAATGCTATGAAAAAGTGGTGGGTGCAATAAAAAAAGCAAGGGAAAACGGAATTAAGGTATGGACTGTAACAACGCTCACAAAATATAATTTGAATGAAATTGATTTCATTCTTGAAAAAGCCCAAGAACTGAATTTCTGGGCTTCATTCCAGCCATTACACCACAACCCAAGGCTTTCAGGCAAAACAGAAAAAATCCGACCATCAGAAAAAGAATACAAGAATGTAGTAAAAAAATTGATTGAAGCAAAGATTGAAAGAAAAAAGGTTGCAAATTCAATGCAGTACCTGAAGCATTTACTGTACTGGCCTGATTCGTCAAAGGCTATAAAATGCCTTGCTGGAAGGCAGTTCTGTCACATTGACTCCAACGAAGACATTTTTCCGTGCTTTAATTCAATGGAAAAATTTAATGCACTAAACTTTTTTGAAAATGGATTTGAAAAAGCATTTGAAAAGTTATCTGGCTTAAATTGCGGTTCCTGCCTAAGCGCAAACTGCATGGAATACAATTTCATTGGCTCAATGAATCTTGGAGCTTTAATGAATTTGGCTGGCAAGAATTTTTGA
- a CDS encoding DegT/DnrJ/EryC1/StrS family aminotransferase: protein MLEKVPRFQLYWNKKIFLAGLKTILSGKTIEGPKIKEFEGKFSRYIGAKYAVSIPSGKMALYLSIKALKLERGSEIIVPAFTVPEVVSMVLCAGLKPVFIDIEKDSFNIDPQKIEEKITKKTSAILLTHLYGEPADIKEIQKIAVRHKLKIIEDCAQACGAEYNGIKAGNFGDASYFSFGLVKNLNTLGGGMVLSNNKKLIEDIRMETSNFSEQKKSILIKEFFTATILWVMTSRIIFSIIIWPLLRFIKIFRKNSMDKAFELKEEELSVKEILEHYKNKFSNFQALIGLLQLNELEKNNNKRIENAKILMRELKGIRMLKLPEERKGIKSIYPFLVVRVPTQKRDWFVEELFRKGIDCSKGNLKACNKMQLFKEFRARCSNAESAEKEVLYIPVHSTLNRHDMKLIAEKIRETIE from the coding sequence ATGCTGGAAAAAGTGCCTAGATTCCAGTTATACTGGAACAAAAAAATCTTTCTTGCAGGACTAAAGACAATTCTTTCAGGTAAAACAATTGAAGGCCCTAAAATAAAAGAATTCGAGGGAAAATTTTCTCGCTATATTGGAGCAAAATATGCTGTAAGCATTCCTTCAGGAAAGATGGCGTTATATCTTTCAATTAAAGCCTTAAAATTAGAGAGAGGCTCAGAGATAATTGTGCCCGCATTCACAGTGCCCGAAGTTGTTTCAATGGTTTTGTGCGCTGGGCTAAAGCCTGTTTTTATTGACATAGAAAAAGATTCATTTAACATTGACCCCCAAAAAATTGAAGAAAAGATTACAAAAAAAACAAGTGCAATTCTATTAACACACTTATATGGGGAACCCGCAGACATCAAAGAAATCCAAAAAATTGCAGTGAGGCATAAGCTGAAAATAATTGAGGACTGCGCGCAGGCCTGCGGGGCAGAATACAATGGAATTAAAGCAGGGAATTTTGGTGATGCAAGCTATTTCAGTTTTGGTCTAGTAAAAAATCTGAATACTTTGGGTGGCGGAATGGTTTTGAGCAACAACAAAAAATTGATTGAAGATATAAGAATGGAAACAAGCAATTTTTCAGAACAAAAAAAATCAATTCTAATAAAAGAATTTTTTACTGCAACAATTTTATGGGTTATGACTTCAAGAATCATTTTTTCCATTATTATCTGGCCCTTGCTTAGATTCATTAAAATTTTTAGAAAGAATTCCATGGACAAAGCTTTTGAATTAAAGGAAGAAGAGCTTTCAGTGAAAGAAATTCTTGAGCATTATAAAAATAAATTTTCTAACTTTCAAGCATTGATTGGATTGCTTCAATTGAATGAGCTGGAAAAAAACAATAATAAGAGAATTGAGAACGCAAAAATTTTGATGCGAGAACTGAAAGGAATTAGAATGCTGAAGCTTCCTGAAGAAAGAAAAGGCATTAAAAGCATTTATCCATTTCTTGTAGTGAGAGTGCCAACACAAAAAAGGGATTGGTTTGTTGAAGAATTATTTAGGAAAGGAATTGACTGCAGCAAAGGAAACCTTAAGGCATGCAATAAAATGCAATTATTCAAGGAATTCAGAGCAAGATGCTCTAATGCAGAAAGCGCAGAAAAAGAAGTTCTTTACATTCCAGTGCATTCAACCCTTAATCGGCATGACATGAAATTGATTGCAGAAAAAATAAGGGAAACGATAGAATGA